A window of Haliscomenobacter hydrossis DSM 1100 contains these coding sequences:
- a CDS encoding sialidase family protein — protein MRISLSILVCFVLASTALWAQKDKKAPAPSVPAKPEKPTVHQSSTYSGLSLRSIGPAVTSGRVSDFAVNPRNPAEYYVATSSGGVWKTNNAGTTWLPIFDGQGSYSIGCVALDPSNPATVWVGSGENNNQRAVSYGDGVYKSENGGKTWRNMGLKNSEHIANVVVDPSNSNTVYVAAYGPVWSDGGDRGVYKSTDGGETWTNVKSVSAYTGCSNLIMDPRNPLVLYAAFHQRQRKVYTYIGGGPESALYKTTDGGATWKKLDGLPGGDVGRIGIDLSPVNPDYVYAVVEAPEGKGGVYRSTDRGASWEKMSGVFTSGNYYQELTCDPRDVDRIFITDTYYKVSDDGGKTVRNLGEINKHIDNHCIWIDPSNTNHLRVGCDGGIYESWDFAKSWEFKHNLPVTQFYKVATDNGLPFYHVHGGTQDNLSLGGPSRTTSDNGITNADWYVTSTGDGFETQVDQTNPDIIYAQSQYGGLSRFDRKSGQSVFIKPLEGENEPALRWNWDAPLTISIFSPTRLYFGANKVFRTDDRGNSWKVISPDLTRGLDRNKLEIMGKVWSVDAIAKNGSTDIYGQTTSIAESAVDEKTLWVGTDDGLLWITRDGGSNWEKMDKLPGVPENSYVHQVIASRHDKNSAYVCFNHHRYGDFKPYLLKTSDGGKTWKSISATLPERGSVYSIAEDHVDPNLLFCGTEFGLFFTQNGGETWIQLKSGLPTIAVRDLDIQRRENDLVLATFGRGFYVLDDYSPLRNLKTETFDQAAIIFPVKDALMFVPNKPLGLRDKGHLGSSYYATPNPPVGAVFTYWLKEDIKTLKAKRQEAEKAKFDKKEPVYYPDIEALRKEDEQPEPYLLFTIADADGDIVRHLKASASKGLKRIVWDFRYNTIAPVLGRYKPAPDQLFGGEETGQLALPGTYSVSLSKYEDGVLTSIAGPVKFNCKALNNVTLPATDLPAYADFVAKVASLGKALSATNNIRGDLSGQLNAIQTAIQEMPAPPQDLLQKAYALQRRLNAVTLQLNGDATRGRREFEAPSSINDRLGYAQNVMWSTTSAPTQSAIDNYNIAAKQFKPVLNELKAIASEVTELGKQLDVKGAPATPGRWPSWE, from the coding sequence ATGCGAATTTCTCTCTCCATTTTGGTATGCTTCGTGCTTGCCAGTACCGCACTTTGGGCACAAAAAGACAAAAAAGCGCCCGCCCCCTCTGTTCCAGCCAAGCCAGAAAAACCTACCGTGCACCAATCCTCCACCTACAGTGGCTTGTCCTTGCGCAGCATTGGCCCGGCGGTCACTTCCGGACGGGTCAGCGATTTTGCGGTCAATCCGCGCAATCCCGCAGAGTATTATGTAGCTACGTCCTCTGGTGGCGTTTGGAAAACCAACAACGCGGGTACCACCTGGCTGCCCATTTTTGACGGCCAAGGCTCCTACTCCATCGGTTGTGTTGCACTTGATCCAAGCAACCCCGCTACCGTTTGGGTCGGCAGCGGCGAAAACAACAACCAACGCGCAGTCTCTTATGGCGACGGCGTATACAAAAGTGAAAACGGCGGCAAAACCTGGCGCAACATGGGCCTAAAAAACTCCGAACACATTGCCAATGTCGTCGTTGACCCCAGCAATTCCAATACCGTCTACGTGGCTGCTTATGGCCCGGTGTGGAGCGATGGCGGCGACCGCGGGGTGTACAAAAGCACCGATGGCGGTGAGACCTGGACCAACGTCAAGTCGGTCAGCGCCTATACCGGTTGCAGCAACCTGATCATGGATCCACGCAATCCCCTGGTGTTGTACGCGGCCTTCCACCAGCGCCAGCGCAAGGTGTACACTTACATTGGTGGTGGCCCCGAGTCAGCCTTGTACAAAACCACCGACGGCGGTGCGACCTGGAAAAAACTGGATGGCTTGCCCGGCGGCGATGTTGGCCGCATTGGCATCGACCTTTCGCCTGTGAATCCCGATTACGTGTACGCGGTGGTCGAAGCACCCGAAGGCAAAGGCGGCGTGTACCGCTCCACCGACCGGGGCGCCAGTTGGGAAAAAATGAGCGGGGTCTTTACCAGCGGCAATTATTACCAGGAACTCACCTGTGATCCGCGCGATGTGGACCGCATTTTCATCACCGATACCTACTACAAAGTAAGCGATGACGGCGGCAAAACGGTGCGCAACCTTGGCGAAATCAACAAACACATCGACAACCACTGCATCTGGATTGACCCCAGCAACACCAATCACCTACGCGTGGGCTGCGACGGTGGGATTTACGAAAGCTGGGACTTTGCCAAAAGTTGGGAGTTCAAACACAACCTGCCAGTCACCCAGTTTTACAAAGTCGCCACGGATAATGGCCTGCCCTTTTACCACGTGCACGGTGGCACCCAGGACAACCTCAGTCTCGGCGGCCCCAGCCGTACCACCAGCGACAACGGCATCACCAATGCCGACTGGTACGTGACCAGCACGGGCGACGGCTTCGAAACCCAGGTGGACCAAACCAATCCCGACATCATTTACGCCCAAAGCCAATATGGCGGACTTTCGCGTTTCGACCGCAAGAGTGGCCAATCCGTTTTCATCAAACCGCTGGAAGGTGAAAACGAACCCGCCCTGCGCTGGAACTGGGATGCGCCGCTGACCATCAGTATCTTCTCCCCCACCCGCCTGTATTTTGGGGCCAATAAAGTGTTCCGCACCGACGATCGGGGCAACAGCTGGAAGGTCATTAGTCCCGATCTGACGCGGGGCCTCGACCGCAACAAGCTGGAAATTATGGGCAAGGTGTGGAGTGTGGATGCCATCGCCAAAAACGGCTCTACCGACATCTATGGCCAAACGACCAGCATCGCCGAAAGTGCCGTGGATGAAAAAACCCTTTGGGTGGGTACTGACGATGGCCTGCTCTGGATCACCCGCGACGGTGGCAGCAATTGGGAAAAAATGGATAAACTGCCCGGCGTACCCGAGAACAGCTACGTGCACCAAGTGATCGCTTCCCGCCACGATAAAAACAGTGCTTACGTCTGCTTCAACCACCACCGCTACGGCGACTTTAAACCCTACCTGCTCAAAACCAGCGATGGGGGTAAAACCTGGAAGTCCATCAGCGCCACTTTGCCCGAGCGGGGCAGTGTGTACAGCATCGCCGAGGATCATGTCGATCCCAATTTGTTGTTTTGTGGCACCGAGTTTGGTTTGTTTTTCACCCAAAACGGCGGCGAAACCTGGATTCAACTCAAATCCGGATTACCCACCATCGCCGTGCGTGACCTCGACATCCAACGCCGCGAAAACGACCTGGTACTAGCTACTTTTGGCCGTGGCTTCTACGTGTTGGATGACTATTCGCCCTTGCGCAACCTCAAAACGGAAACCTTCGATCAGGCAGCGATCATTTTCCCCGTGAAGGACGCCCTGATGTTTGTTCCGAATAAGCCGCTCGGACTGCGCGACAAAGGCCACTTGGGCAGCAGTTATTACGCTACTCCTAACCCGCCCGTTGGCGCGGTATTCACCTATTGGCTGAAAGAGGACATCAAAACCTTAAAGGCCAAACGCCAGGAAGCAGAAAAGGCGAAATTTGATAAAAAGGAACCAGTGTATTATCCCGACATTGAGGCACTGCGCAAGGAAGATGAGCAGCCCGAGCCTTACCTCCTCTTCACCATCGCAGATGCCGATGGGGATATAGTACGCCACCTCAAAGCATCAGCAAGCAAAGGTTTAAAGCGCATCGTTTGGGATTTTCGCTACAATACCATCGCTCCAGTTTTGGGCCGGTACAAGCCTGCTCCCGATCAGTTGTTTGGCGGTGAAGAAACGGGGCAATTGGCCTTGCCAGGCACCTACAGCGTCAGCCTCAGCAAATACGAAGACGGGGTATTGACGAGCATCGCCGGGCCAGTTAAATTCAATTGCAAAGCGCTGAACAACGTCACCTTGCCCGCTACGGACTTGCCTGCGTATGCCGATTTTGTGGCAAAAGTGGCCAGCCTGGGCAAAGCACTCAGTGCGACGAACAACATTCGGGGTGATTTGAGCGGCCAGCTGAACGCGATTCAGACCGCCATCCAAGAAATGCCTGCCCCGCCGCAGGATTTGTTGCAAAAAGCCTACGCCTTGCAGCGTCGCTTGAATGCGGTGACCTTGCAACTCAATGGGGACGCTACTCGCGGGCGTCGGGAATTTGAAGCCCCCTCTTCAATCAACGATCGTTTGGGTTACGCGCAGAATGTGATGTGGAGCACTACTTCGGCACCTACGCAGTCGGCGATTGACAACTACAACATCGCGGCGAAACAGTTTAAGCCAGTGCTGAATGAATTAAAAGCTATCGCTTCGGAAGTGACAGAATTGGGTAAGCAGTTGGACGTGAAGGGTGCACCCGCTACGCCGGGGAGATGGCCGAGTTGGGAGTGA
- a CDS encoding tetratricopeptide repeat protein: MRNLLYHPCWLIIILCSCNQTTKKKGDSAKTDALSSQYGVLCAPEVIDKSWYSSGKKAPLFSGLGGIHFPVSTKSKEAQQYFDQGLMLSFGFNHAEAGRSFYEATRQDPKCAMSWWGFAYVLGPNYNGGMERDNFQRAFDAAQKAKSLAASSTPKEKDLIEALTQRYSADTLIARSFLDSAYAAAMGKVYKKYPNDATIGSLYAEALMDLHPWNLWNRDGSIQPWTPEIMAVLEKSLQLEPRHAGANHFYIHAAEMSQHAEKALASADLLLDLVPGSGHLVHMPSHTYIRIGRYHDGAVSNQKAVLVDSLYTEACHAQGVYPLAYYPHNYHFLAACATLSGESKIAMEGAIATADHAHKSLLRDPAWATLQHYYAIPWYVEVKLGLWKDILNSRAPEKDLKYPSVVWHYAKGMALLSQNKASEAKKQLAAIKSIMVDITIKDLTIWGINSVYDLCLIASKTLEGEILAKEKKFPAAISLLTAAVEKEDALNYNEPPDWFFSVRHHLGAILIDAGKYQDALKVYAQDLKIYPENGWALKGMMNVYEKMGDKGNYDKMKLRFEKAWRYADVEIGSSRIL; this comes from the coding sequence ATGCGCAACCTGCTCTACCACCCATGTTGGCTTATTATCATCCTTTGCTCCTGCAATCAAACAACAAAAAAGAAGGGAGATTCAGCTAAAACTGATGCCCTCTCAAGTCAATATGGCGTGCTTTGTGCGCCAGAAGTAATCGATAAATCCTGGTATTCATCAGGAAAAAAAGCCCCCTTATTCAGCGGGCTTGGCGGAATTCATTTTCCAGTTTCCACCAAAAGTAAGGAGGCACAGCAGTACTTTGACCAAGGGCTGATGTTGTCTTTTGGTTTTAATCATGCCGAAGCAGGGCGTTCATTTTATGAAGCGACCCGACAAGATCCAAAGTGTGCCATGTCCTGGTGGGGCTTTGCATACGTGTTGGGACCAAATTACAATGGAGGGATGGAGAGGGATAATTTCCAACGCGCTTTTGATGCTGCACAAAAAGCCAAATCGCTTGCGGCATCCAGTACGCCGAAAGAAAAAGATTTGATAGAAGCTTTAACGCAGCGATACTCCGCAGATACCCTTATTGCACGTTCCTTCCTTGACTCTGCTTATGCTGCAGCCATGGGGAAAGTGTATAAAAAATATCCGAATGATGCTACCATTGGCTCCCTTTATGCGGAGGCGCTGATGGATTTGCACCCCTGGAATTTATGGAACAGAGATGGAAGCATTCAGCCCTGGACACCAGAGATTATGGCCGTGCTTGAAAAAAGTTTACAACTGGAACCCCGCCATGCTGGTGCCAACCACTTTTATATCCATGCAGCTGAAATGTCTCAACATGCGGAAAAGGCATTAGCGAGTGCTGACCTGCTGCTTGATTTGGTGCCAGGATCTGGGCATTTGGTGCACATGCCTTCTCATACCTATATCCGGATTGGCCGGTATCATGATGGTGCCGTTTCCAACCAAAAAGCAGTTTTGGTGGATAGCCTGTATACTGAAGCCTGTCATGCACAAGGGGTGTATCCATTGGCCTATTACCCCCACAACTACCATTTCCTGGCTGCCTGTGCGACCCTTTCCGGGGAAAGCAAAATTGCCATGGAGGGCGCAATTGCAACAGCTGACCACGCGCATAAAAGTTTATTGCGCGACCCGGCATGGGCAACCTTGCAGCATTATTATGCCATTCCCTGGTATGTGGAAGTAAAACTTGGACTGTGGAAAGACATCCTTAATTCACGCGCGCCTGAAAAAGACTTGAAGTATCCATCGGTCGTTTGGCACTATGCAAAAGGGATGGCCCTGCTTTCCCAAAACAAGGCTTCAGAAGCAAAGAAACAGTTGGCCGCAATAAAATCCATCATGGTCGATATCACGATTAAAGATTTGACCATTTGGGGAATCAACAGCGTATATGATTTATGTCTGATTGCTTCAAAAACGTTGGAGGGTGAAATTCTCGCCAAAGAAAAAAAATTCCCTGCAGCCATTTCGCTGTTGACCGCTGCTGTTGAAAAAGAGGATGCCTTAAACTACAATGAACCACCCGATTGGTTTTTTTCAGTTCGCCACCATTTAGGCGCAATTTTGATCGACGCTGGAAAATATCAGGACGCGCTAAAAGTGTATGCACAGGATTTAAAGATTTATCCTGAAAATGGATGGGCCTTGAAGGGAATGATGAATGTTTATGAAAAAATGGGGGATAAGGGGAATTATGATAAAATGAAACTCCGCTTTGAAAAGGCGTGGAGGTATGCGGATGTTGAAATTGGTAGTTCAAGGATTTTATAG
- a CDS encoding DUF433 domain-containing protein: MNLLDSINTTIPLFSEPNGVIRVGNTRVTLETLIYQFKNGSTAEEIVFQYPVLDLADVYAVIGFYLKNQTAVENYLLSSKVAVESIQSTVQQQFPATDLRQRLLSRQAQLPKINA; encoded by the coding sequence ATGAATTTACTGGATTCAATCAATACCACTATTCCATTGTTTTCCGAGCCAAATGGGGTCATTCGGGTTGGGAATACTCGAGTTACGCTTGAAACGCTGATTTATCAGTTTAAAAATGGATCAACGGCTGAAGAAATTGTCTTCCAATATCCGGTTTTGGACTTGGCGGATGTTTATGCTGTGATTGGATTTTACCTTAAAAATCAAACTGCTGTTGAAAACTATTTGCTTAGTTCCAAAGTAGCAGTGGAGAGCATCCAGTCGACCGTGCAGCAACAATTTCCAGCAACGGATCTTCGCCAGCGCTTGCTCAGTCGGCAAGCACAACTGCCTAAAATCAATGCTTAA
- a CDS encoding RagB/SusD family nutrient uptake outer membrane protein — MTKNIVFLMTLLVGVLFTSNSCTDLDEIILDETSATGLSDKQAADGNLAPVYAVLPTLFQHTTYFALQEISTDEAILPYRGGTDWGDNGIYLALHTHTITSADPNVRNTWTTILTGISRSVTAMNALATNPDPVAKTYLAEARGMRAYYNLLLLDLFGLAFIKNDLGEISTIMRGSEAVNFLRDELLAVEPDLLTTVGPGRLSKAGAWGLLARLHLNAAVYRDPYAATFDFKAEDMDKVIEYADKIIGAGQHQLVADYFAIFNTDNHTNKELVFAVDQRAELNGHNRLAYFSLSGDQFPLAPFPAANGTDGPAITPDFYRTWVDAYAPTDPADIDPRFHRQNWTIPADSCVDGATFNMNRGILRGQQYGFLRVNGAFVKCADGKLKVGKLYSASRNKPTLAVNFTEKVDFTVAGSDYSSGYRVLKYEFSKKSASGRNLGDVDIPIVRLADVYLMRAEAKLRKSNDAAGALADVNAIRAARTFSKPAPALTSMNLDLLFRERGFELYWEMLRRSDMIRFGKYEGIWTEKNNTDKSKRLFPIPQTAIDGASNIPGYLKQNQSY, encoded by the coding sequence ATGACTAAAAATATAGTTTTTTTGATGACACTTTTGGTAGGTGTACTGTTTACCTCCAATAGTTGTACCGATCTCGACGAGATCATCCTGGACGAAACCTCGGCTACCGGGCTTTCCGACAAACAGGCCGCCGATGGGAACCTGGCTCCGGTGTATGCGGTGTTGCCCACCTTGTTCCAGCACACCACTTATTTTGCGCTCCAGGAAATCTCTACGGATGAGGCCATTCTGCCATACCGCGGCGGAACGGACTGGGGCGACAATGGCATTTATTTGGCGCTGCACACCCACACCATCACTAGTGCCGACCCCAATGTGCGCAATACCTGGACGACCATCCTGACTGGGATCTCGCGCTCAGTTACGGCGATGAATGCCCTGGCAACCAATCCTGATCCGGTGGCCAAAACCTACCTGGCCGAAGCGCGGGGGATGCGGGCCTACTACAACCTGCTTTTGCTAGACTTGTTTGGCTTGGCCTTTATCAAAAATGACCTGGGTGAAATTTCCACCATCATGCGCGGCAGCGAAGCGGTGAATTTCCTGCGGGATGAATTACTGGCAGTGGAGCCTGATCTACTCACTACTGTTGGCCCAGGGCGTTTGAGCAAAGCTGGGGCTTGGGGTTTGTTGGCCCGTTTGCATTTGAATGCAGCGGTTTATCGTGACCCCTACGCGGCTACCTTCGATTTTAAGGCCGAAGACATGGATAAGGTCATCGAGTACGCCGATAAAATCATCGGCGCGGGGCAACACCAGTTGGTTGCCGATTATTTCGCCATTTTCAACACCGACAACCATACCAATAAGGAATTGGTTTTTGCCGTGGATCAACGTGCAGAGTTGAACGGCCACAACCGTTTGGCTTACTTCTCCTTGTCTGGCGACCAGTTCCCATTGGCACCTTTCCCTGCGGCCAACGGTACGGATGGCCCAGCCATCACCCCGGATTTTTACCGCACCTGGGTAGACGCTTATGCACCTACCGACCCTGCGGATATTGATCCTCGTTTTCACCGCCAAAACTGGACCATTCCCGCCGATTCTTGTGTAGATGGGGCTACGTTTAACATGAACCGAGGTATTCTACGTGGCCAACAATACGGCTTTCTGCGGGTGAACGGTGCTTTTGTAAAATGCGCCGATGGCAAATTAAAAGTGGGTAAACTATACAGCGCCAGTCGGAACAAACCAACCCTGGCGGTAAACTTTACGGAGAAGGTTGATTTTACGGTTGCAGGTAGTGATTACAGTTCGGGTTACCGCGTATTGAAGTACGAATTCAGCAAAAAATCAGCCAGTGGCCGTAACCTGGGTGATGTGGATATCCCCATCGTACGTTTGGCGGATGTATACCTGATGCGCGCCGAGGCCAAATTGCGCAAAAGCAACGACGCTGCGGGTGCCCTGGCCGATGTAAACGCGATCCGTGCTGCCCGTACCTTCAGCAAACCTGCGCCAGCCCTGACCAGCATGAACCTGGACCTCTTGTTCCGCGAGCGCGGTTTTGAGCTCTATTGGGAAATGCTGCGCCGTTCGGACATGATCCGCTTCGGCAAATACGAAGGTATTTGGACGGAAAAAAACAACACCGACAAGTCGAAACGTTTGTTCCCAATTCCACAAACGGCAATAGACGGAGCTTCGAATATCCCGGGGTATTTGAAGCAGAATCAGAGTTATTGA
- a CDS encoding long-chain-fatty-acid--CoA ligase has protein sequence MLNLSVLLENSARRFPNKTAFVFGDTALSFAQINGAANQVANGLKSKGIQPGDKVALSCFNLPYFPIIYFGILKAGAVVVPLSVLLKKDEIVYHLGDSEAKAYFCFVGTPDLPMGQLGHQAFSEASTCEHFFLIMPQPTDAPSIPGVATLGSLMAGQSPVAESYATGAEDTAIIIYTSGTTGRPKGAELTHSNLLQNAILSADLVGIRPEDTLLIVLPLFHIFAMTVLMNAGLYRAATSVLLPRFDAEAVFGLMAKHKVTVFAGVPTMYWGLLNYREEKFDYPGIAAQLRIAVSGGASLPVQVLKDFEARFNVPIIEGYGMSEGSPVVTFNHPDRPRKPGSIGTPVWGVEVKLIDDKGQTVPVGEKGQLLYRGHNVMKGYYRKPAATAESLKDGWLHSGDVAIEDADGYFYIVDRTKDMIIRGGFNVYPREVEEVMIQHPAISMVAVIGVPDDEYGEEIKACVVLKDGVSASPEEIIEWTKERIAGYKYPRVVELLAALPMSATGKILKKELRK, from the coding sequence ATGCTCAACTTATCTGTCCTTTTAGAAAACAGCGCGCGCCGTTTTCCCAACAAAACTGCATTCGTCTTTGGCGATACCGCTTTGAGTTTTGCCCAAATCAATGGTGCCGCCAACCAGGTCGCCAATGGCCTCAAAAGTAAAGGCATCCAGCCGGGAGATAAAGTGGCCCTCAGTTGTTTCAATTTGCCGTATTTCCCGATCATCTATTTTGGCATTTTGAAGGCTGGGGCGGTAGTAGTACCCCTCAGCGTGTTGCTCAAAAAGGATGAAATCGTCTACCATTTGGGCGATAGCGAGGCCAAAGCCTATTTTTGTTTTGTGGGCACGCCCGATTTGCCGATGGGGCAATTGGGGCATCAGGCTTTTTCAGAAGCGTCTACCTGTGAACACTTTTTCCTGATCATGCCACAGCCTACCGACGCACCCAGCATTCCGGGCGTGGCTACCTTGGGCAGTTTGATGGCCGGACAATCGCCTGTAGCAGAATCCTACGCAACTGGGGCCGAAGATACCGCCATCATCATCTACACTTCGGGCACTACCGGAAGGCCCAAGGGTGCAGAATTGACCCACAGCAACCTGCTGCAAAATGCGATTTTGTCTGCAGACCTGGTGGGTATTCGACCCGAAGACACCTTGTTGATTGTGCTCCCCCTCTTCCACATCTTTGCCATGACGGTATTGATGAATGCAGGGCTGTACCGAGCAGCAACGAGTGTACTCTTGCCTCGTTTTGATGCCGAAGCCGTCTTTGGCCTGATGGCCAAACACAAAGTCACTGTTTTTGCGGGCGTACCCACCATGTATTGGGGTTTGCTCAATTACCGCGAAGAGAAATTCGATTACCCCGGCATTGCGGCGCAATTGCGCATTGCGGTCTCCGGTGGCGCTTCCTTACCGGTGCAGGTGCTCAAAGATTTTGAAGCCCGCTTCAACGTGCCGATCATCGAAGGATACGGCATGTCGGAAGGTTCACCTGTCGTTACGTTTAACCATCCCGATCGCCCGCGTAAGCCGGGGAGTATTGGTACACCCGTCTGGGGCGTGGAAGTCAAACTGATCGACGACAAAGGCCAAACCGTGCCCGTAGGCGAGAAGGGCCAGCTGCTGTACCGGGGCCACAATGTGATGAAAGGGTATTACCGCAAACCCGCTGCTACGGCCGAGTCGCTCAAAGACGGCTGGTTGCACTCTGGTGACGTGGCGATTGAAGACGCCGATGGCTACTTCTACATCGTTGACCGCACCAAGGACATGATCATTCGCGGTGGTTTCAACGTGTATCCGCGTGAAGTGGAAGAAGTGATGATTCAGCACCCGGCCATCTCGATGGTCGCGGTGATTGGGGTACCTGATGATGAATATGGGGAAGAAATCAAAGCCTGTGTGGTCTTGAAAGACGGCGTCAGCGCCAGCCCGGAAGAGATCATCGAGTGGACAAAGGAGCGTATTGCGGGTTACAAATACCCACGCGTTGTAGAACTGCTCGCTGCTTTGCCGATGAGCGCGACGGGGAAAATTTTGAAGAAGGAATTGCGAAAATGA
- a CDS encoding DUF5615 family PIN-like protein yields the protein MRFLADENLNNHIYRSLLLQRPGLDIVRVQDVGLSGKPDPEVLKWAVAENRILITHDVRTIPPLALEWMNENRPIPGIFLVEQDASLGQIILDLLLVVDASDQSEWDGLMYYLPL from the coding sequence ATGCGCTTCTTGGCTGACGAGAACCTTAACAATCACATCTATCGGAGTTTGTTGTTGCAAAGACCTGGGTTGGATATAGTTCGTGTTCAAGATGTGGGTCTTTCTGGAAAACCTGACCCTGAAGTACTTAAATGGGCAGTGGCTGAAAATCGAATTTTGATTACACATGATGTCCGTACCATTCCTCCTCTTGCCTTGGAATGGATGAATGAAAATCGCCCCATTCCAGGGATTTTTCTCGTTGAACAAGATGCCTCACTTGGACAAATTATCCTCGATTTGCTGCTGGTTGTTGATGCGAGTGATCAGTCGGAATGGGATGGGTTGATGTACTATCTTCCGTTGTGA